Proteins from one Chitinophaga oryzae genomic window:
- a CDS encoding SulP family inorganic anion transporter, giving the protein MNKQTSLFSNIKGDFSAGLVVFLIAVPLCLGIALASGAPLFSGMIAGIVGGLVIGFFSGSQLSVSGPAAGLTAIVLTAITKLGAFDIFLLAVVIGGGLQLILGLIKAGTVANYFPSNVITGMLSAIGIIIILKQLPHAFGYDAETEGSIAFFQADGENTFSALLSTLNHISIGATIITLVSILIILYWSKIPKVSVVPAPLVAVIAGILLNRVFAGSEVLALGANHLVNLPVPQSFDDFLGQFTFPRFSAITDKEVWITALTIAIVASVETLLNVEATDKLDPLKRHTSPNRELKAQGIGNIVSGLIGGLPITSVIVRSSANINAGGRTKMSTMIHGSLLLICAALIPMVLNMIPLATLAAVLLVTGYKLCKLKVFKEMFKNGKYQWVPFVATVVAIVFTDLLIGIGIGMAVSVLAILRGNMKSSYYFRKEKYQTGDSIRLELAQEVSFLNKASILLTLDHLPADTTVVIDAQKTAYIDFDVLQTIREFKDIKAPQKNITVILTGFKDVYKIPNTPGSLVEEHARRADGHVHTIAAGNHKELLKELQLN; this is encoded by the coding sequence ATGAACAAGCAAACTTCGTTATTCTCCAATATTAAGGGGGACTTTTCTGCAGGTCTCGTTGTTTTCCTCATCGCCGTGCCGTTGTGTCTGGGCATTGCCCTGGCCTCCGGCGCGCCGCTCTTCTCCGGTATGATCGCCGGTATTGTCGGCGGATTGGTGATCGGGTTTTTCAGCGGCTCCCAGTTGAGCGTGAGCGGCCCGGCGGCAGGTCTTACTGCCATTGTGCTGACCGCCATCACCAAACTGGGCGCATTCGATATCTTCCTGTTGGCAGTAGTGATCGGCGGCGGTCTGCAACTGATCCTCGGCCTCATTAAAGCGGGAACAGTGGCTAACTATTTCCCCTCCAATGTGATTACCGGTATGCTGTCAGCGATTGGTATTATTATCATCCTGAAACAGCTTCCCCATGCCTTCGGTTATGATGCCGAAACAGAAGGCAGCATTGCTTTCTTCCAGGCCGACGGGGAAAATACTTTCAGCGCGCTGTTGTCTACCCTTAATCACATCAGCATCGGTGCAACTATTATCACCCTCGTATCCATTCTTATCATTCTGTACTGGAGCAAGATTCCAAAAGTAAGCGTAGTGCCCGCACCGCTCGTTGCCGTAATAGCCGGCATTCTGCTGAACCGCGTCTTTGCCGGCAGCGAAGTGCTGGCCCTGGGTGCCAACCACCTGGTAAACCTGCCGGTGCCGCAGTCATTCGACGATTTCCTCGGACAGTTCACCTTCCCGCGCTTCAGCGCCATCACCGACAAAGAGGTGTGGATCACCGCGCTGACAATTGCGATCGTGGCCTCTGTGGAAACACTGCTCAATGTGGAGGCTACTGACAAGCTGGACCCGCTGAAACGTCACACCTCTCCTAACCGGGAGCTGAAAGCGCAGGGTATCGGCAACATCGTGAGCGGCCTTATCGGCGGTCTGCCCATTACTTCTGTTATCGTGCGCTCCAGCGCCAACATTAACGCCGGCGGCCGTACGAAAATGTCTACCATGATACATGGTTCGCTCCTGTTGATCTGTGCGGCCCTGATTCCCATGGTGCTCAATATGATCCCGCTGGCGACCCTGGCAGCCGTACTGCTGGTAACCGGTTATAAACTGTGTAAACTGAAGGTGTTCAAAGAGATGTTCAAAAACGGCAAATACCAGTGGGTCCCCTTTGTGGCCACCGTTGTCGCCATCGTATTCACCGACCTGCTGATCGGTATTGGTATCGGTATGGCCGTGAGCGTACTGGCCATTCTCCGGGGTAATATGAAAAGCTCATATTATTTCCGCAAAGAGAAATACCAGACCGGCGACAGCATCCGCCTGGAACTGGCGCAGGAAGTGTCTTTCCTCAACAAAGCCAGCATCCTGCTTACCCTGGACCACCTGCCTGCAGACACCACCGTGGTGATAGACGCCCAGAAAACGGCTTATATCGACTTCGATGTGCTGCAAACCATCCGGGAATTTAAAGACATCAAGGCGCCACAGAAAAATATTACTGTCATCCTCACCGGGTTTAAGGACGTATACAAAATACCTAACACCCCCGGGAGTCTTGTAGAAGAGCATGCCCGCAGAGCCGACGGACATGTGCACACTATTGCAGCTGGTAATCACAAGGAATTACTGAAAGAATTACAGTTGAACTAA
- a CDS encoding PspC domain-containing protein, whose product MKKIININLSSRLIPIEDSAYELLRQYLDSLKSYFSKEEGGEEIVADIESRIAELFQDKLKKGAHCITDEDVAAVKVSMGTPEQFDDAPAGSGAQSQTSNDEAYYMPRPRKRFYRDPDNKVLSGVCGGLGAYFNVDPVIFRVIFVLLAIGGFGTGVLVYFILWVATPSADTAAEKLEMRGEKVDLNNIKTTIQEELNNMKDQMKNVGKNVGKDFQNFSQGRGKQVGNDLERFFVNLVNGLGKVLVFVTKGFFYFLAVVILICLIVTGIAIAISSAALFPLKNFLLTAHSVQSYLFWPALVLLLGIPVVALVIFLVRKLTGMKQGNRYAGYSLSFLWLLGLVFAGIVGASLAKDFRRRSNLPPEKVAIQQPSHNKLTLRVAPGIFNNDDFSWFDDNLIVADDTTMINIVKLRIEKSATDSFGVELFRYSQGRTLSQANSLASDIRFNLRQEDSVLYIPEGFSLPPHSTFRGQRLVMVVKVPVGKNLEVDDDIYRHFSFDRYGRRYNDDDWYIDVDDDNDRNHTRLKMTPDGVIDESAPARNERDSTEAVYHYKGNDTTHR is encoded by the coding sequence ATGAAAAAGATTATCAACATAAACCTGTCGAGTCGGCTGATTCCCATCGAGGATAGCGCCTACGAGCTGTTGCGCCAGTACCTGGACAGCCTCAAGAGCTACTTCTCCAAAGAAGAGGGTGGCGAAGAAATTGTGGCCGACATCGAAAGCCGCATTGCGGAGCTGTTCCAGGATAAGCTGAAGAAAGGCGCTCACTGCATTACCGACGAAGACGTGGCTGCTGTAAAAGTATCCATGGGCACGCCGGAGCAGTTTGACGACGCGCCGGCCGGCAGCGGTGCGCAATCCCAGACATCCAACGATGAAGCTTATTATATGCCGCGACCCCGCAAACGGTTTTACCGTGATCCGGACAACAAGGTGCTGAGTGGCGTGTGCGGTGGCCTGGGCGCGTACTTCAATGTAGATCCGGTGATCTTCCGTGTCATCTTCGTCCTGTTGGCCATCGGCGGCTTCGGTACCGGTGTACTGGTATACTTCATCCTGTGGGTAGCCACCCCGTCTGCGGATACCGCCGCAGAGAAACTGGAAATGCGCGGTGAAAAGGTGGACCTGAATAATATTAAAACCACTATTCAGGAAGAGCTGAACAATATGAAGGACCAGATGAAAAATGTTGGGAAAAACGTAGGAAAAGATTTCCAAAATTTTTCGCAGGGCCGTGGAAAGCAGGTGGGTAATGATCTGGAACGCTTTTTTGTAAACCTCGTCAACGGGTTGGGAAAAGTACTGGTGTTCGTCACCAAAGGATTCTTTTACTTCCTCGCAGTAGTGATACTGATCTGCCTGATCGTTACAGGGATAGCGATCGCCATTTCTTCTGCGGCCCTCTTCCCCCTGAAAAATTTCCTGCTCACCGCCCACTCCGTGCAGAGCTACCTGTTCTGGCCTGCCCTGGTGCTGTTGCTCGGTATTCCCGTGGTAGCGCTGGTGATCTTCCTTGTCCGTAAGCTGACCGGAATGAAACAGGGCAACCGCTACGCTGGTTACTCCCTGAGCTTCCTCTGGCTGCTGGGCCTCGTGTTCGCCGGCATCGTAGGCGCTTCCCTGGCCAAAGACTTCAGAAGGCGCAGTAACCTGCCCCCGGAAAAAGTGGCCATTCAACAGCCTTCCCATAATAAACTGACGCTCCGCGTGGCGCCCGGGATCTTCAATAACGACGACTTCAGCTGGTTCGATGACAACCTGATCGTGGCAGACGATACCACTATGATCAACATCGTGAAACTCAGGATAGAGAAAAGCGCCACTGACAGCTTCGGCGTGGAACTGTTCCGCTACTCTCAGGGCCGCACCCTGTCACAGGCCAACAGCCTGGCCAGCGATATCCGCTTCAACCTCAGACAGGAAGACTCCGTGCTGTATATCCCCGAAGGGTTCTCCCTGCCGCCTCACTCCACCTTCCGTGGCCAGCGCCTGGTGATGGTCGTGAAAGTGCCGGTAGGCAAAAACCTCGAAGTGGATGACGACATCTACCGCCACTTCTCCTTCGACAGGTACGGCCGCCGCTACAACGATGATGACTGGTATATCGATGTGGATGACGATAACGACCGAAACCATACCCGTCTGAAAATGACGCCCGATGGAGTGATCGATGAATCGGCCCCCGCCAGAAATGAACGGGATTCCACGGAAGCAGTCTACCATTATAAAGGTAACGACACTACACACAGATAG
- a CDS encoding PadR family transcriptional regulator, with protein MNIDNTQSQMRKGVLEFCILSVIKQGEAYPSDIIEKMKEAKLDILEGTLYPLLTRLKNAELLTYRWVESSSGPPRKYFSMTDKGETFYRELESTWNELANAVHQLTQQNSAPL; from the coding sequence ATGAATATTGATAACACACAGTCACAGATGCGGAAGGGAGTGCTGGAATTTTGCATTCTGTCCGTGATCAAGCAAGGAGAAGCTTACCCGTCAGACATCATAGAAAAGATGAAAGAGGCAAAGCTGGACATCCTGGAGGGTACCTTATATCCCTTACTGACACGGCTGAAAAACGCAGAGTTGCTCACCTACAGATGGGTGGAAAGCAGCTCAGGCCCCCCGCGGAAATATTTTTCCATGACCGACAAAGGGGAAACCTTTTACCGGGAACTGGAAAGTACCTGGAACGAACTGGCCAACGCGGTCCATCAGTTAACACAACAAAACAGCGCACCGCTGTAG
- a CDS encoding mannose-1-phosphate guanylyltransferase has product MTQLNSHFYVAIMAGGIGSRFWPHSRTDNPKQFLDILNTGKTLLQWTYERFATFIPKENIFVVTHQQYTGKVAEQLPDVAEANIVSEPSRKNTAPCVAYISHKIHKQDPLANIICAPADHLIMDGPAFTSSCLNALLFVQKHSALVTLGIKPTRPDTGYGYIQYEPQQVADNVYKVKTFTEKPNLELAKTFLQSGDFLWNAGIFVWNVKTIVAAFRDYLPEINELFEQSAAVLNTPDEKEAIERVYPQCTNISIDYGIMEKADNVYVIPSNFGWSDLGTWASAYENLEKDYLGNAVQGKNVVVIDATKCMVKVPNEKLVLLQGLDEFIVIDTQDVLMICKKDNEQQIKEYVAEIKRNKGEKYL; this is encoded by the coding sequence ATGACACAACTGAACAGCCATTTTTATGTGGCCATCATGGCCGGAGGCATCGGCAGCCGCTTTTGGCCTCATAGCCGAACAGACAATCCCAAACAGTTCCTGGATATCCTGAACACGGGGAAAACATTGCTCCAATGGACATATGAGCGGTTCGCCACCTTTATTCCAAAGGAAAATATCTTCGTGGTCACGCATCAGCAATACACCGGTAAAGTGGCAGAACAACTGCCGGATGTCGCCGAAGCGAATATTGTCAGCGAACCTTCCCGTAAAAACACGGCCCCCTGTGTCGCTTATATCTCCCATAAAATACACAAACAAGACCCGCTGGCCAATATTATCTGCGCGCCCGCAGACCACCTGATCATGGACGGACCGGCGTTTACCTCTTCCTGTCTTAATGCACTCCTGTTTGTGCAGAAACACAGCGCCCTGGTTACCCTCGGTATCAAACCCACCCGCCCTGACACCGGATACGGATATATCCAGTATGAGCCGCAGCAGGTGGCGGACAACGTCTATAAAGTCAAAACATTCACCGAAAAGCCCAACCTCGAACTGGCAAAAACGTTCCTGCAAAGCGGCGATTTCCTCTGGAACGCCGGCATCTTCGTCTGGAACGTGAAAACCATCGTCGCCGCTTTCCGCGATTACCTCCCGGAAATAAACGAATTGTTCGAACAAAGCGCCGCCGTACTGAACACGCCGGACGAGAAAGAGGCCATCGAAAGAGTATATCCCCAGTGTACCAATATCTCCATCGACTACGGTATCATGGAAAAAGCGGACAATGTGTATGTCATCCCTTCCAACTTTGGCTGGAGCGACCTGGGAACATGGGCTTCCGCTTACGAAAACCTGGAAAAAGACTATCTCGGCAACGCAGTACAGGGTAAAAACGTAGTAGTGATCGACGCCACCAAATGCATGGTAAAAGTGCCCAATGAAAAACTGGTGCTGCTGCAGGGCCTCGATGAGTTTATCGTAATAGACACCCAGGATGTCCTTATGATCTGCAAGAAAGACAACGAACAACAGATCAAGGAATACGTGGCGGAAATCAAGCGCAACAAAGGCGAGAAATACCTTTAG
- the recQ gene encoding DNA helicase RecQ, whose amino-acid sequence MAVVKVSLMDALREHFGFDSFKGNQEIIIKSILSGKDTFVIMPTGGGKSLCYQLPALMSPGCALIVSPLIALMKNQVDLVRGYSSKDNVAHFLNSTLSKAQIKKVRTDLQTGKTKLLYVAPETLTKQENLDFFRELEISFIAVDEAHCISEWGHDFRPEYRRLKEMIDQINDKLPIIALTATATPKVQSDIVKNLGLNNPNIYISSFNRSNLYYEIRPKRKKDQTIKDIVKYIHQHKGKSGIIYTLNRKTTEELADMLSANNIKAVAYHAGLDPATRAQRQDMFLHEDVEVIVATIAFGMGIDKPDVRFVIHYNIPKSLENYYQETGRAGRDGLEGNCICYYSHKDVQKLEHLMRDKPLSEREMGAQLINETVAYAESAVCRRKVILHYFGEKYETEDCGQCDNCRNPKEKIEVKNRVVIVLKAIKALEERFGTEYVVNVITGKTSPQISTYRHDQLDIFGEGKEFDAHFWNSLIRQMMLEGLIEKDIEEYGLLKVTDKGKKFLKKPYSIMVALNHQFDEDGIEDEEEANAEAHASADPVLFEMLKELRKKVSKEKNLPPFVIFLETSLEDMATQYPTTVQELEKIQGVSKGKAIRYGKQFIDVIAKYVEENNITKPDDFVMKSVVNKSGMKVFIIQNIDKKIPLETIAKSKELTISQLLDEMETIVASGTKLNLDYCIDEELDDYAQDEIMEYFKGCETSSLALAREELIENDYTLEQLKLVRIKFLVEYGN is encoded by the coding sequence ATGGCTGTTGTAAAGGTAAGTTTGATGGATGCATTACGCGAACATTTCGGGTTCGATTCCTTTAAAGGAAATCAGGAAATCATTATAAAAAGCATCCTATCGGGAAAAGATACCTTCGTTATCATGCCAACCGGCGGAGGCAAATCCCTGTGCTATCAGCTACCGGCACTGATGAGTCCGGGTTGTGCGCTGATCGTATCTCCCCTGATAGCACTGATGAAAAACCAGGTAGACCTGGTACGGGGGTATAGCAGTAAAGACAACGTGGCGCATTTTCTGAACTCCACCCTTTCGAAGGCGCAGATCAAAAAAGTACGTACCGACCTGCAAACCGGCAAAACGAAACTGTTGTATGTGGCGCCGGAAACACTGACAAAACAGGAAAACCTGGATTTCTTCCGGGAACTGGAAATATCGTTCATCGCGGTGGATGAAGCACACTGTATATCCGAATGGGGGCACGACTTCCGCCCGGAATACCGCCGTCTTAAGGAGATGATCGACCAGATCAACGATAAACTGCCGATCATTGCGCTGACCGCCACGGCTACGCCGAAAGTACAGAGCGACATCGTAAAGAACCTGGGATTAAACAATCCCAATATCTATATCTCTTCTTTCAACCGTTCCAACCTGTACTACGAAATCAGGCCTAAACGCAAGAAAGACCAGACCATCAAGGATATCGTTAAATATATCCATCAGCACAAAGGTAAAAGCGGCATTATCTACACGCTCAACCGGAAAACCACCGAGGAGCTGGCCGATATGCTGTCTGCCAACAATATCAAGGCCGTAGCTTATCATGCCGGCCTGGACCCCGCCACCCGCGCCCAGCGGCAGGATATGTTCCTGCATGAAGACGTGGAGGTGATCGTGGCCACCATCGCTTTCGGGATGGGCATCGATAAACCGGATGTACGGTTTGTGATCCACTACAACATCCCCAAAAGCCTGGAAAACTATTACCAGGAAACCGGCCGCGCCGGCCGTGACGGCCTGGAAGGCAACTGTATCTGCTACTATTCCCATAAGGACGTACAGAAACTGGAACACCTGATGCGCGATAAGCCGCTCAGTGAAAGGGAAATGGGCGCACAGCTGATCAACGAAACCGTGGCCTACGCCGAAAGCGCCGTATGCCGCCGTAAAGTGATCCTGCACTACTTCGGAGAAAAATACGAAACGGAAGATTGCGGACAGTGCGACAACTGCCGCAACCCGAAAGAAAAGATAGAAGTGAAAAACAGGGTGGTGATCGTGCTCAAAGCCATCAAAGCCCTGGAAGAACGCTTCGGCACCGAGTACGTCGTCAACGTGATCACCGGCAAAACCAGCCCGCAGATCTCTACTTACCGCCACGACCAGCTGGACATCTTCGGCGAAGGCAAAGAATTCGATGCCCATTTCTGGAACTCCCTCATCCGGCAGATGATGCTGGAAGGCCTGATCGAAAAAGATATCGAAGAATATGGCCTGCTGAAGGTAACAGACAAAGGCAAAAAATTCCTCAAAAAGCCCTACTCCATCATGGTAGCGCTCAACCACCAGTTCGACGAAGACGGCATCGAAGACGAAGAGGAAGCCAATGCAGAAGCCCACGCTTCCGCCGATCCCGTGCTGTTTGAAATGCTGAAGGAACTGCGTAAAAAAGTTTCCAAAGAGAAAAACCTCCCTCCTTTTGTGATCTTCCTGGAAACCTCCCTGGAAGACATGGCCACCCAGTACCCCACGACCGTACAGGAACTGGAAAAAATCCAGGGCGTCAGCAAAGGAAAGGCTATCCGCTACGGCAAACAATTCATCGACGTTATTGCCAAATACGTGGAAGAAAACAACATCACCAAGCCGGATGATTTTGTGATGAAGAGCGTTGTCAACAAAAGCGGCATGAAGGTGTTCATCATCCAGAACATCGATAAAAAAATCCCGCTGGAAACCATCGCCAAAAGCAAGGAGCTTACAATCTCCCAGCTGCTGGATGAAATGGAAACCATTGTAGCCAGCGGCACCAAACTCAACCTGGATTATTGCATCGACGAAGAACTGGACGATTATGCCCAGGATGAAATCATGGAATACTTCAAAGGCTGTGAAACTTCCAGCCTGGCCCTGGCCCGGGAAGAGCTGATCGAAAACGATTACACGCTCGAACAACTGAAACTGGTCCGCATTAAGTTCCTGGTGGAATACGGCAACTAG
- a CDS encoding methionine aminotransferase: MSKLPHTGTTIFSVMSALAAEHKAINLSQGFPDYDCSDELKEMVNQAMQQGHNQYAPMPGLMQLRTAIAAKIRGLYQQSVNPDTEITITPGGTYAIYTAIATYIHPGDEVIIFEPAYDSYIPNVLVNGGKPVLIPLSFPDYRIDWQEVRRKITPRTRMIMVNTPHNPTGSILREEDMAELEKLVAEHNLLVLSDEVYEHLVFDGARHLSVLRYPAIYKNSFVVFSFGKVFHNTGWKMGYCVAPEHLMKEYRKVHQYLCFSVNTPMQYGLAEFLETPAHYLELPAFYQQKRDYFLELMNGSRFTPLASQGSYFQLMRYDGISGEGDKEFAIRLTKEFGVAAIPVSAFYHDGKDDHVVRFCFAKKETTLEQAAARLKNI, translated from the coding sequence ATGTCCAAATTACCTCACACAGGAACCACCATTTTTTCCGTAATGTCTGCCCTGGCAGCGGAACATAAAGCGATCAACCTCTCACAGGGCTTTCCCGACTACGATTGCAGCGATGAACTGAAGGAAATGGTCAACCAGGCCATGCAGCAGGGACATAACCAATATGCGCCCATGCCCGGCCTGATGCAGCTCCGCACCGCCATCGCCGCCAAAATCAGGGGACTTTACCAGCAGTCCGTCAACCCCGATACGGAGATCACCATCACCCCCGGCGGCACTTACGCCATCTATACGGCGATTGCCACGTATATTCATCCGGGTGATGAAGTGATCATTTTCGAACCGGCATACGACAGCTATATCCCCAATGTGCTGGTCAACGGTGGCAAGCCGGTCCTGATACCGCTGTCTTTCCCGGACTACCGGATCGACTGGCAGGAGGTGCGCCGGAAAATAACACCCCGCACCCGCATGATCATGGTCAACACCCCTCACAACCCTACGGGCAGCATCCTCCGTGAAGAAGATATGGCCGAACTGGAAAAGTTGGTGGCGGAACACAACCTGCTGGTATTATCCGATGAAGTGTATGAGCACCTGGTTTTCGACGGCGCCCGCCATCTCAGCGTGTTACGCTACCCGGCGATTTACAAAAACAGTTTTGTCGTATTTTCTTTCGGAAAAGTATTTCATAACACCGGCTGGAAAATGGGTTACTGTGTGGCGCCGGAACACCTGATGAAAGAATACCGCAAAGTGCACCAGTACCTTTGTTTTTCTGTGAACACGCCAATGCAGTACGGCCTGGCGGAATTCCTGGAAACGCCCGCCCACTACCTGGAACTGCCGGCATTTTATCAGCAGAAAAGGGATTATTTCCTGGAATTAATGAACGGATCGCGGTTTACCCCGCTGGCCAGCCAGGGAAGCTACTTTCAGCTGATGCGGTACGACGGGATCTCCGGGGAAGGGGACAAAGAATTTGCTATCCGGCTGACGAAAGAATTTGGGGTGGCGGCTATTCCTGTTTCCGCTTTCTATCATGACGGAAAAGATGATCATGTAGTCCGTTTCTGTTTTGCCAAAAAAGAAACAACGCTGGAACAGGCGGCAGCACGCCTGAAAAACATTTAG
- a CDS encoding DUF3050 domain-containing protein has product MNIEKIQETISANRGKVISHPLYASLETLGDIRLFMEYHVYAVWDFMSLLKGLQQQLTCVQVPWVPKGNAATRYLINEIVTGEESDVDMNGQRCSHFELYERAMEQAGADTSQIKALVAAISAGTPINTILATSSLPEAVKGFLGFTFDVIATGKAHVMAAVFTFGREDLIPDMFHELVKDLGRKFPGKLDTFIYYLERHIEVDGDHHSQLAMQMVQELCSNDPQKWEEAAEYAAKSLYWRAQLWSGIVQEKVF; this is encoded by the coding sequence ATGAACATCGAGAAAATACAGGAAACCATTTCCGCCAACAGGGGAAAAGTTATTTCCCATCCCTTATATGCTTCCCTCGAAACCCTCGGCGATATCCGCCTTTTCATGGAATACCATGTGTATGCCGTGTGGGATTTCATGTCGCTGCTGAAAGGCCTTCAGCAACAGTTGACCTGTGTACAGGTGCCCTGGGTGCCCAAAGGCAACGCCGCTACCCGCTATCTCATCAATGAAATCGTTACCGGCGAAGAGAGTGATGTGGATATGAACGGCCAGCGCTGCAGCCACTTCGAATTATACGAAAGAGCCATGGAACAGGCAGGCGCCGATACAAGCCAAATAAAGGCCCTTGTAGCCGCTATAAGTGCCGGCACGCCCATTAATACCATTCTGGCAACTTCGTCGCTTCCTGAGGCTGTAAAAGGCTTTCTCGGCTTTACCTTCGATGTGATCGCCACCGGCAAAGCGCATGTAATGGCCGCGGTGTTCACCTTCGGCCGTGAAGATCTTATCCCCGATATGTTCCACGAACTGGTAAAAGACCTCGGCCGTAAGTTCCCCGGCAAACTGGACACTTTCATCTACTACCTCGAAAGACACATTGAGGTAGATGGTGATCATCACAGCCAGCTGGCCATGCAGATGGTACAGGAACTCTGCAGCAACGATCCGCAGAAATGGGAAGAAGCCGCCGAATATGCCGCTAAGTCACTGTACTGGCGCGCTCAGCTGTGGAGCGGCATCGTTCAGGAAAAAGTTTTTTAA
- a CDS encoding carbonic anhydrase family protein — MKTLNKVSQSEITPGQALELLKSGNLRFVDNLRINRNLLQMVNDTRDGQWPMAAIVSCMDSRTSAELIFDQGLGDIFSIRLAGAVISDNVLGSLEYACKAAGSKFIVVLGHTKCGAICGACDAVEMGNLTGLLNKITPSVFAEKTVTENRTSKNPEFVHAVTNIHIERSVQAIMEQSHILRDMILKGDVGIIGAMYNVETGIVDFMEHTLILNNDKKAAPAMAV, encoded by the coding sequence ATGAAAACATTGAATAAAGTATCTCAGAGTGAAATTACACCAGGACAAGCTTTGGAATTATTGAAATCAGGCAATCTCCGTTTTGTGGATAACCTCCGCATCAACCGTAACCTGCTGCAGATGGTCAACGACACCCGCGACGGTCAGTGGCCGATGGCTGCCATCGTGAGCTGCATGGACTCCCGTACGTCTGCGGAACTGATCTTCGATCAGGGCCTCGGCGATATCTTCAGCATCCGCCTCGCGGGCGCTGTTATCTCCGATAACGTGCTCGGAAGCCTGGAGTACGCCTGTAAAGCTGCCGGCTCCAAATTTATCGTAGTGCTGGGGCATACCAAATGCGGCGCTATCTGCGGCGCCTGCGACGCTGTGGAAATGGGTAACCTCACCGGTCTGCTCAATAAAATCACGCCGTCTGTGTTTGCAGAAAAAACCGTTACCGAAAACCGGACTTCTAAAAATCCGGAGTTTGTGCACGCGGTGACCAACATCCACATCGAACGCTCCGTGCAGGCTATTATGGAACAAAGCCATATCCTGCGCGACATGATCCTGAAAGGTGATGTGGGCATCATCGGCGCCATGTACAACGTGGAAACCGGTATTGTCGACTTTATGGAACATACGCTGATCCTGAATAACGACAAAAAAGCGGCTCCAGCCATGGCCGTTTAA
- a CDS encoding KpsF/GutQ family sugar-phosphate isomerase has translation MKRNGTINIGTVAKRTIALEAAAINDLQQFIDADFEKVVELVAQCKGRLVVTGIGKSAIIAQKIVATLNSTGTPALFMHAADAIHGDLGMITTEDIVMCISKSGTSAEIKVLVPLVKNFGNTLVAMVGNMSSFLAQEADYVLNTTVSHEACPNNLAPTTSTTAQLAMGDALAVCLIEWHGFTASDFAKFHPGGALGKKLYLKVADLCKLHQAPSVLLTSTLREVIVEISSKMLGVTAVLDENGVLQGIITDGDLRRMLEKNVATAGVTAKDIMSVHPKNIQQNELAINALEMMRQHDITQLLAMDGERYCGVIHLHDLIREGII, from the coding sequence ATGAAAAGGAATGGAACCATTAACATCGGAACAGTAGCCAAACGCACAATTGCATTGGAAGCAGCGGCTATTAATGATTTGCAACAGTTTATAGATGCAGATTTTGAGAAAGTGGTGGAACTGGTCGCCCAATGCAAAGGGAGACTGGTGGTGACAGGCATCGGCAAAAGCGCCATTATCGCGCAGAAAATTGTTGCCACCTTAAACTCAACAGGCACCCCGGCGTTGTTTATGCACGCTGCAGACGCCATCCATGGCGACCTGGGCATGATAACGACGGAAGATATCGTGATGTGTATCTCCAAAAGCGGTACGTCTGCCGAAATTAAGGTGCTGGTTCCCCTGGTGAAGAATTTTGGCAACACTTTAGTGGCCATGGTGGGGAATATGAGCTCATTCCTGGCACAGGAAGCAGATTATGTGCTGAATACCACCGTAAGCCATGAAGCATGCCCCAATAACCTCGCACCCACTACCAGCACGACTGCCCAACTGGCCATGGGCGACGCCCTGGCAGTATGCCTGATCGAATGGCACGGATTTACGGCGTCAGATTTTGCCAAGTTCCACCCCGGTGGCGCCCTGGGCAAAAAATTATATCTTAAAGTAGCAGACCTCTGCAAATTACACCAGGCCCCTAGTGTATTGTTAACCAGCACATTAAGGGAAGTAATTGTGGAAATATCCTCCAAAATGCTGGGGGTGACCGCTGTACTGGATGAAAACGGCGTGCTGCAGGGCATCATCACCGATGGCGACCTGCGACGCATGCTGGAAAAGAATGTTGCTACCGCCGGCGTGACCGCCAAAGACATCATGTCGGTCCACCCGAAAAATATCCAGCAAAACGAACTGGCGATCAACGCATTGGAAATGATGCGCCAGCACGATATCACACAACTGCTGGCCATGGACGGGGAGCGCTACTGCGGAGTGATCCACTTACATGATTTAATCAGAGAAGGAATTATATAA